From one Candidatus Kaelpia imicola genomic stretch:
- a CDS encoding TolC family protein, whose translation MVIYRLVSKVTAEKLSVSFMIWFLLTVSLLQITVSYSDDTVTLNSIEKVFQDGLFTLKLNFNRPPTYSAYWVNDNQYLFFDLIGSNILCINRLKIDIDLPGVEYAEVEFYPGYEPTADKPGKVDGIRLAISKASKYDVSLSRKSIDIKFPFIKEASVGKGREAFVDKDVDKEVDIPKIFSFMPNKRIGPKNEREWQEAIWGWRPWLEIGVENYRELKVAQSQYELAQLKLSEAKRQLFPNAIIRVTDTSGATVGDVDIFSKSYELELEQPISYGGELRYKIEQAEINRELSLYEHKRLYSDYSLELKRSYYSVVLNRMNWDTFNKLIKEANKIFALGEVLYQQQLITELEYGQLQSSYHQVKFFFISAQKELSLAELSFRQILNMPEDEEINFVNWLPFERVNVDMDKALEIAKIKRPELRIRQLVSHFNNLNEQIAKAKNRCRISLTSKVGQMAEGYESEDKVFRDSWYVGLKVTKPIGTSTLSSSVTKQSRPAGGFSLEETTESFTRSTELSLVDRLGSIADIKTAQTEHLKALNEELESEETIVAEVSKSYANYISSLFQIETSLRKLDFLNKRLKVTEGKMKIEEADITALMQSYLDYANEKVNYNRALIGYYMALSGLSKACGVESFLSLTTDRPVITAWEKFGEHPSANISYTPFLLPDFKKESREATLTGIEGRIIGVNNQHEMAILNIGNAKGLTPSSKVVVYRNGREYALLIPARIEGEMSACYLEKGIGDNFKGLRIGDNVEIMQ comes from the coding sequence ATGGTTATATATAGATTAGTCTCAAAAGTAACGGCAGAAAAGCTATCCGTATCATTTATGATATGGTTCTTGCTAACCGTATCATTATTGCAAATAACCGTATCATATTCCGATGATACGGTTACCTTAAACAGCATTGAAAAAGTATTTCAAGACGGTCTGTTTACCTTAAAACTTAATTTCAACCGGCCTCCTACTTATTCTGCGTACTGGGTTAATGATAACCAATATCTCTTTTTTGACCTTATTGGCAGCAATATTCTTTGCATAAATAGATTGAAGATTGATATCGATCTGCCCGGGGTAGAATATGCAGAAGTGGAGTTTTATCCAGGTTATGAACCAACTGCTGATAAGCCCGGAAAAGTAGACGGCATAAGGCTTGCTATAAGCAAAGCAAGCAAATACGATGTATCGCTAAGCAGGAAGAGCATAGATATCAAATTTCCGTTTATTAAAGAAGCTTCTGTAGGTAAAGGCAGAGAAGCTTTTGTGGATAAAGACGTGGATAAAGAGGTAGATATTCCCAAAATATTTAGTTTTATGCCGAATAAACGCATAGGTCCTAAAAATGAGCGGGAATGGCAGGAGGCAATTTGGGGTTGGCGGCCATGGTTAGAGATTGGAGTGGAAAACTATAGGGAGCTCAAAGTTGCGCAAAGTCAATATGAACTTGCGCAGCTTAAACTAAGCGAGGCTAAGCGGCAGCTTTTTCCTAATGCTATAATTAGAGTTACTGATACAAGCGGTGCTACTGTCGGTGATGTTGATATTTTTTCGAAATCATATGAATTAGAGCTGGAGCAGCCTATATCTTATGGCGGCGAATTGAGGTATAAAATTGAACAGGCTGAGATAAACAGAGAACTTTCGCTTTATGAGCACAAGAGGCTTTATTCTGATTATTCCCTGGAATTAAAAAGAAGCTACTACAGTGTCGTGCTGAACAGGATGAATTGGGATACTTTTAATAAGCTTATTAAAGAGGCAAACAAGATTTTTGCATTAGGAGAGGTTCTCTATCAACAGCAGCTGATCACAGAGCTGGAATACGGACAATTACAATCCTCTTACCATCAGGTCAAGTTTTTTTTCATATCAGCCCAGAAAGAGCTCTCTTTAGCGGAGCTTTCTTTTAGGCAAATTTTAAATATGCCGGAAGATGAAGAGATAAACTTTGTCAACTGGCTGCCTTTTGAGAGAGTCAATGTTGATATGGATAAAGCATTAGAAATTGCCAAGATAAAACGCCCCGAATTAAGAATTAGGCAATTAGTAAGCCATTTTAACAATTTGAATGAACAGATAGCAAAAGCTAAAAACAGGTGCCGAATAAGCCTTACAAGTAAAGTTGGCCAGATGGCCGAAGGCTATGAGTCAGAAGATAAAGTCTTCAGAGATAGTTGGTATGTAGGATTAAAAGTGACTAAGCCTATAGGTACAAGCACATTGAGTAGTTCTGTAACAAAGCAGAGTAGGCCGGCAGGCGGCTTTAGCCTGGAAGAGACAACGGAATCTTTTACAAGATCAACAGAGCTTTCTCTAGTCGACAGGCTGGGGAGCATCGCGGATATAAAAACTGCTCAAACAGAACACCTGAAGGCTTTAAACGAAGAACTTGAATCTGAAGAGACTATTGTTGCTGAAGTTAGTAAGTCTTATGCAAATTATATATCCTCTCTTTTCCAAATAGAGACATCTTTAAGAAAGCTGGATTTCTTGAATAAACGGCTAAAGGTAACAGAGGGTAAGATGAAGATAGAAGAAGCAGATATAACAGCATTAATGCAGTCATATTTAGATTATGCTAATGAAAAAGTAAATTATAACCGCGCTTTGATAGGTTATTATATGGCTCTTTCCGGACTTTCCAAGGCATGTGGAGTTGAAAGTTTTTTAAGTTTAACAACCGATAGGCCGGTAATAACTGCCTGGGAGAAGTTTGGCGAGCATCCCTCTGCAAACATTAGCTACACACCTTTCTTGCTTCCGGATTTTAAAAAAGAGAGCAGGGAAGCAACTTTAACAGGTATAGAGGGTAGGATAATCGGAGTTAACAATCAGCATGAAATGGCAATCCTTAATATCGGAAATGCAAAAGGTTTAACCCCATCAAGCAAGGTTGTAGTCTATCGAAATGGTAGAGAGTATGCTCTGCTCATACCTGCTCGCATAGAAGGAGAGATGTCGGCCTGCTATTTAGAAAAAGGTATCGGGGATAATTTCAAGGGTTTGAGAATCGGGGATAACGTGGAGATAATGCAATGA
- a CDS encoding carbohydrate binding domain-containing protein gives MRKELIFIVVISIMLYGCTNTAGGFSKYREQIFILQDFNADEYKGGVWEAVSNDKQASFKAELQARVRVGERGRAVALDYDFRSGADLVGGLWLDVSDHDFSGYNLLGFWIKGEPTLGFSKIVGVTIEDKFGNRVTKMNSQVSSEWGRVEISLNSLKDKRLSNIVEINVFIDKRYTSIEAGRCYIDDFYLK, from the coding sequence ATGAGAAAAGAGCTTATATTTATAGTGGTTATCTCTATCATGCTCTACGGCTGTACCAATACAGCTGGTGGTTTCTCAAAGTATAGGGAGCAGATCTTTATTTTGCAGGACTTTAATGCAGATGAATATAAAGGAGGAGTATGGGAGGCGGTGTCTAACGATAAGCAGGCAAGCTTTAAGGCTGAGCTCCAGGCCCGCGTCCGGGTAGGAGAGAGAGGAAGAGCTGTGGCGCTTGATTATGATTTTAGGTCCGGGGCAGATCTCGTGGGAGGTCTATGGTTAGATGTTTCAGATCATGATTTTAGCGGGTACAACCTGCTCGGTTTTTGGATTAAGGGTGAGCCGACGCTGGGATTTTCTAAAATAGTAGGAGTTACAATAGAAGATAAATTTGGTAATAGAGTCACAAAGATGAACTCTCAAGTCTCTAGTGAATGGGGGCGAGTAGAGATATCGCTGAATAGTCTAAAAGATAAAAGGCTCTCCAACATAGTAGAAATAAATGTATTTATAGATAAGCGTTATACCAGCATAGAAGCAGGGCGTTGCTATATAGACGATTTTTATCTAAAATGA
- the rsmI gene encoding 16S rRNA (cytidine(1402)-2'-O)-methyltransferase, protein MSNKGRLYLVGTPIGNLGDITLRALEILKEAEVVLCEDTRRAQKLFHRYSIETPRVSFHDFNKEQKTSAVLKKIKEGAVYALISDAGTPGISDPGFYLAREALRCDLDVISIPGPSAFLTALVASGLATDRFTFEGFLPRRNSKRKQRLEALREDSKTIIFYESPHRIEKLLRDILEIIGDRDLCLARELTKLHEELLRCKTSELLKRIECNQVRLKGEMVLLLEGSRGL, encoded by the coding sequence ATGTCTAACAAGGGAAGGCTCTATCTGGTCGGAACGCCTATTGGAAATTTAGGGGATATTACTCTTCGGGCTCTTGAGATTCTCAAGGAGGCAGAGGTGGTCTTATGTGAAGATACTCGTAGAGCTCAAAAGCTGTTTCATCGATATAGCATAGAGACGCCAAGAGTCTCTTTTCATGATTTCAATAAAGAGCAGAAGACATCCGCTGTTTTAAAAAAGATAAAAGAGGGTGCTGTCTATGCTCTTATTTCAGATGCAGGTACTCCCGGGATCTCGGACCCCGGGTTCTACCTCGCAAGAGAGGCGTTAAGATGTGATTTAGATGTTATATCTATTCCCGGGCCCAGCGCTTTTTTAACTGCTTTAGTAGCTTCAGGTCTAGCTACAGACAGGTTTACTTTTGAAGGATTTTTGCCTCGCAGGAACAGCAAAAGAAAACAGCGGCTTGAAGCTTTAAGAGAGGATTCCAAGACTATTATATTTTATGAAAGCCCTCATAGGATAGAAAAACTGTTAAGAGATATTTTAGAGATTATAGGAGATAGGGATCTCTGTTTAGCCAGGGAGTTGACAAAACTCCATGAAGAACTTCTGCGTTGTAAAACATCAGAACTCCTAAAGCGCATAGAGTGTAACCAAGTCAGATTAAAAGGCGAGATGGTTTTATTATTGGAGGGTAGTAGAGGTTTGTAA
- the glmS gene encoding glutamine--fructose-6-phosphate transaminase (isomerizing): MCGIIGYIGKRDALDILEKGLERLEYRGYDSAGISIFNDGNFQTVKRSGKVEVLKDALKSLNIKGGLGLGHTRWATHGEVNELNAHPHLDCKDEIAIVHNGIIENYQELKIGLEENGHWFRSDTDTEVIAHLIEEYYKDDLEEAVRQVLPKLKGSYALMAASKREPDKIIAARMLSPLLLGIGKDGYYLASDATALIGEAQLVIYIDDGEMIIVKKDSFSIKDFNGKERLKNPSELKWTMPSADKNGFSHFMLKEIYEQPEVIKNVIEHYINQNQVKLPIKDSFFEDIKQIVIVACGTAYHSGLIAEYLIEDMAGIAVTVDTSSEFRYRNPVPEEHTLFISISQSGETADTLASLRLAKEFNFKTLSLVNVEDSTIARESDRVLYTAAGLEIGVASTKTYLAQIMVLQLLSLKLAQLRKTKDAEFLKDYIQDLKKVPLYLEKIIAEKDSIKSLASELYQSPNFLYLARGINYPNALEGALKLKEISYIHAEGYPGGEMKHGPIALIEEQLPVVVLSVAGRVRDKMLSNMLEIKARKGKLIGLITEGDSESESTCFRTIKVPKIRESVAVLLTPLPLQLLAYFIALKKGCNVDKPRNLAKSVTVE; the protein is encoded by the coding sequence ATGTGTGGCATAATTGGTTATATAGGTAAGAGAGATGCTCTTGATATCCTTGAGAAAGGGTTGGAGCGCTTAGAGTATAGAGGCTATGATTCTGCCGGCATATCTATATTTAATGACGGTAACTTCCAAACTGTAAAGAGGTCTGGTAAGGTCGAAGTACTAAAAGATGCTCTGAAATCGTTAAATATAAAGGGCGGCTTGGGTTTGGGGCATACGCGCTGGGCTACTCATGGCGAGGTCAATGAGCTCAATGCCCATCCTCACCTGGACTGCAAAGATGAGATTGCTATCGTGCATAATGGTATTATCGAAAACTATCAAGAGCTTAAAATCGGACTTGAAGAAAACGGCCATTGGTTTAGATCAGATACAGATACGGAAGTAATAGCACATCTTATAGAGGAGTATTATAAGGATGATTTAGAAGAGGCCGTGCGGCAGGTTTTGCCAAAACTGAAGGGTAGCTATGCTTTGATGGCAGCTTCCAAAAGAGAGCCGGATAAAATTATTGCTGCCAGGATGTTAAGCCCTTTGCTTCTGGGCATAGGTAAGGATGGTTACTACCTTGCTTCAGATGCAACAGCATTGATAGGCGAGGCTCAGCTTGTTATATACATAGACGACGGAGAGATGATAATAGTAAAAAAAGACAGTTTCTCTATAAAGGATTTTAATGGTAAAGAGAGGCTTAAAAACCCTTCAGAGTTAAAGTGGACAATGCCTTCGGCTGACAAAAATGGATTTTCGCATTTTATGCTCAAAGAGATATATGAACAGCCCGAGGTAATCAAAAATGTTATTGAACATTATATTAACCAGAATCAGGTTAAATTGCCGATTAAAGATAGTTTCTTTGAGGATATAAAGCAAATTGTAATAGTTGCCTGCGGTACAGCCTACCACTCAGGTTTAATTGCCGAATACTTGATAGAGGATATGGCAGGCATAGCGGTTACCGTAGATACCTCAAGTGAATTTAGATATAGAAATCCGGTGCCCGAAGAGCATACGCTTTTTATATCTATATCCCAATCGGGTGAGACTGCAGATACATTGGCCAGCCTGCGTCTTGCCAAGGAGTTTAATTTTAAAACACTCTCTCTGGTTAACGTAGAAGATTCAACGATTGCCAGAGAATCTGACAGAGTGCTCTATACTGCTGCCGGCCTCGAGATAGGTGTAGCCTCAACCAAAACATACCTGGCTCAGATTATGGTCTTACAGCTTCTATCTTTAAAACTGGCTCAACTTCGTAAAACTAAGGATGCCGAATTTTTAAAAGACTATATACAAGATTTGAAAAAGGTACCGCTCTATTTAGAGAAGATAATTGCCGAAAAAGATAGCATTAAAAGCTTAGCATCAGAGCTATATCAATCTCCAAATTTCCTATATTTAGCCCGAGGAATTAATTATCCCAATGCTTTAGAGGGGGCTTTAAAGCTAAAAGAGATATCTTATATTCATGCTGAAGGATATCCAGGCGGTGAGATGAAGCATGGGCCGATAGCTTTAATTGAAGAGCAGCTCCCTGTAGTGGTTCTCTCTGTTGCAGGTAGGGTGCGGGATAAGATGCTATCCAATATGCTTGAGATAAAAGCTAGAAAAGGAAAGCTTATAGGTCTCATAACAGAAGGAGATTCAGAGTCGGAATCAACCTGCTTCAGAACTATTAAAGTACCCAAGATACGAGAATCTGTTGCAGTATTACTTACTCCATTGCCATTACAGCTCTTGGCATATTTTATTGCGCTTAAAAAAGGTTGCAATGTTGATAAGCCCCGCAACCTTGCAAAGAGCGTAACTGTAGAATAA
- the gyrA gene encoding DNA gyrase subunit A, translated as MYAREQNIKHVDIKDEMKDSYLSYAMSVIVGRALPDAKDGLKPVHRRILFAMKELGLESNKPYKKSARIVGEVLGKYHPHGDTAVYDALVRMAQSFSVRYPLVDGQGNFGSVDGDSAAAMRYTEARLAAISGELLADIEKNTVDFRPNFDESLKEPTLLPGRVPNLLVNGSSGIAVGMATNIPPHNLTEVINGTIAYIDNSDITIAELMEYIPGPDFPTGGILYGSEGLREAYSQGKGIIKIRAQAAVEQLKGGKEAIIVKEIPYQVNKSNLIEQIANTVKEKRIEGISDLRDESDKEGIRIMIELQRDRHSEVILNQLYKHTQMEVSFGIILLALVNNRPQVLTLKQLITEFVQHRKEVVTRRTKFDLEKAERRAHIIEGLKLALANIDKVIALIKKAKNTQDAKEKLVENLKLTEIQAQSILEMQLQRLTRLEVSKLEAEYLELIKKIEYLKDLLNSGRKIMEVIKEELKEVQDRYSDGRRSNIVEEVKEVKVEDLIAEEDMVVTISNLGYIKRQSISTYKSQRRGGKGVIGMDLKEGDFVDQLFIASTHDHMLFLTNSGRLYWLKVHEIPVANRTARGKAVVNILSLNREELVTAFIPVRDFDSNQFLVLATAAGVVKKMKLNDFKNPRKGGVNAISLKSKDSLICARISDGKDNVFLATKDGKSICFSEKQLRPTGRSAQGVRGITLSKRDRVVSMCCVKEEDSILTVAEEGFGKRTAVKAYRIQSRAGKGVINMKLPTKTGKVIGAEVVSDQDDIVLMTQSGQVVRTSVKDIREIGRSTSGVRIVRTADKDRVVSFAKVVKDDEQS; from the coding sequence ATGTACGCCAGAGAACAGAATATAAAACATGTAGATATTAAGGATGAGATGAAAGACTCTTATCTGAGCTATGCAATGAGCGTAATTGTAGGCAGGGCTTTGCCGGATGCAAAAGACGGGCTCAAACCTGTTCATAGAAGAATATTATTTGCTATGAAAGAGCTGGGGTTAGAGTCTAACAAGCCTTACAAAAAATCCGCTCGTATAGTCGGAGAGGTTTTAGGTAAATATCATCCCCACGGTGATACGGCGGTCTACGATGCTCTGGTGCGTATGGCACAGAGTTTCTCTGTGCGGTATCCTCTTGTAGACGGTCAGGGCAACTTTGGCTCTGTAGACGGCGATTCGGCAGCGGCAATGCGGTATACCGAGGCTAGGCTTGCGGCAATATCCGGAGAGCTGCTTGCTGATATTGAAAAGAATACAGTGGATTTCAGGCCCAATTTTGATGAAAGCTTAAAAGAGCCCACGCTCTTACCCGGCAGAGTTCCTAATCTTCTTGTCAACGGCTCTTCAGGCATCGCTGTGGGTATGGCAACAAATATACCTCCTCACAATTTAACAGAGGTTATTAATGGAACGATTGCCTATATAGATAATTCCGATATCACTATAGCAGAGTTGATGGAATATATTCCTGGGCCTGATTTTCCAACAGGCGGGATACTCTATGGCAGCGAAGGATTAAGAGAGGCTTACAGCCAGGGTAAAGGGATTATTAAGATTCGCGCTCAAGCGGCGGTAGAACAGCTTAAAGGAGGTAAGGAGGCTATCATTGTTAAAGAGATACCTTATCAGGTAAACAAATCCAACCTTATAGAACAGATTGCTAATACGGTCAAAGAGAAGAGGATAGAGGGTATATCCGACCTAAGAGATGAGTCTGACAAAGAGGGTATTCGTATTATGATAGAACTTCAAAGAGATCGACATTCCGAAGTTATTCTGAACCAGCTTTACAAGCATACTCAGATGGAGGTCTCTTTCGGTATTATCTTGCTTGCCCTTGTGAATAATAGGCCGCAAGTCTTAACCTTAAAACAATTGATTACAGAGTTTGTTCAGCATAGAAAAGAGGTTGTAACCAGAAGGACAAAATTTGACCTTGAAAAAGCAGAGAGACGAGCACATATAATAGAGGGGTTAAAACTGGCTTTGGCAAACATTGATAAGGTTATAGCTTTAATTAAAAAGGCTAAAAATACACAAGATGCAAAAGAGAAGCTAGTTGAAAATCTTAAACTAACAGAGATACAGGCCCAGTCTATATTAGAGATGCAATTGCAGAGGTTAACACGATTAGAAGTAAGTAAACTGGAGGCAGAGTATTTAGAGCTTATAAAGAAGATAGAATATTTAAAAGACTTGCTTAATAGTGGCAGGAAGATTATGGAAGTAATAAAAGAAGAACTCAAAGAGGTGCAAGATAGATACAGCGACGGGAGAAGAAGCAATATCGTGGAAGAGGTTAAGGAGGTCAAGGTTGAAGATTTAATCGCAGAAGAGGATATGGTTGTTACAATATCCAATTTGGGTTATATAAAGAGGCAGTCTATCTCTACATATAAAAGCCAGCGCCGTGGAGGCAAGGGTGTGATAGGGATGGATCTGAAGGAGGGTGATTTTGTCGATCAACTCTTCATTGCTTCTACACATGACCATATGCTTTTCTTAACCAATAGCGGTAGGCTTTATTGGTTAAAAGTACATGAAATCCCTGTTGCCAACCGCACGGCGAGAGGTAAAGCCGTTGTCAACATCTTAAGTTTAAACAGAGAAGAGCTGGTCACCGCTTTTATACCTGTTAGAGATTTTGATTCCAATCAGTTTCTTGTTCTTGCTACGGCTGCCGGTGTTGTCAAAAAGATGAAGTTGAATGATTTTAAAAACCCGCGTAAAGGGGGAGTAAATGCTATCTCGTTAAAGAGTAAGGACTCTCTTATATGCGCCAGAATCAGCGATGGCAAAGATAACGTCTTCTTAGCGACAAAAGACGGAAAGTCTATATGTTTTTCAGAGAAGCAGCTTAGGCCGACGGGCCGCAGCGCTCAAGGGGTCAGAGGTATTACTCTATCCAAAAGAGATAGAGTAGTCAGCATGTGCTGTGTTAAAGAAGAGGATAGTATTTTGACGGTTGCCGAGGAAGGATTCGGCAAAAGGACAGCTGTTAAAGCTTACAGGATACAATCCCGCGCCGGCAAAGGTGTGATCAATATGAAACTGCCCACCAAGACAGGTAAGGTTATAGGGGCAGAGGTTGTGAGCGATCAAGATGATATCGTTTTGATGACCCAGAGCGGACAGGTGGTCAGGACTTCTGTAAAAGATATTAGGGAGATAGGGAGAAGCACTTCGGGGGTGCGTATTGTCCGGACGGCCGATAAGGATCGAGTCGTATCTTTTGCTAAGGTAGTCAAAGACGATGAGCAGAGCTAA
- the gyrB gene encoding DNA topoisomerase (ATP-hydrolyzing) subunit B has translation MKEKKESKKKKQKGVGMVKPLEGRIKTEEQKSLKIKTKQRYDATNIQVLEGIEAVRKRPAMYIGDTSLYGLHHLIYEVVDNSVDEAMGGYCDSIKVRVQADGSIAIIDNGRGIPVDRHKTEKKPAVEVVLTTLHAGGKFDARVYKVSGGLHGVGVSVVNALSEWLEAEIRRDGKVYHQRYEYGKPVTKLATIGKSKKTGTKITFAPDPDIFRETTEFKFDIIANRLRELAFLNKGLKVKLEDERVGKDVEFMFRGGIVSFIEYLAKNKNALHNKPIYLETKKDALILEVALLYHDGYNESVFSFVNNINTIEGGTHVSGFRSALTRTINSYIRSKGMIKDDEPLPSGDDVREGLIAVISIKVPDPQFEGQTKTKLGNSDIQGIVESMVNKHLGGFFEENPSTAKKIVFKAVLAFQARTAARKAREIARRKGALDIAGGLPGKLADCSEKDPELCELYLVEGDSAGGSARQARDRKFQAILPLKGKILNVEKARLDKVLKSNEIQIIISALGSGIEDEFKIEKLRYHRIILMCDADVDGSHIRTLLLTFFYREMPALLENRHIYIAQPPLYRIKKGQREKYIQTEDEMAQFVLELGIEGCVLNVKNSKKVSGNKLLNLLLLLVEIRRITRLIQKRGIDVRDYINHWDKNRGALPLYRVKFKKEEQFLSTDEELSVYISLLEKKLKKEIEFDIEEKNFSNVSDLEIIEIWEEMDLAKQLKQLIKTGFSPKDYFKPVQAGAEERKNKNRPQSKAPFVLKNNGTTELFSLRELLENVESQGKRGLQIQRYKGLGEMNPAQLWETTMDPDARTLVQVSLEDAVEADNIFTTLMGDQVEPRRNFIQEHAHEIRYLDV, from the coding sequence ATGAAAGAGAAAAAAGAGTCTAAGAAAAAAAAACAGAAAGGAGTAGGGATGGTCAAACCTTTAGAGGGCAGGATTAAAACAGAAGAACAGAAAAGCCTTAAGATAAAAACGAAACAGAGGTATGATGCAACTAATATTCAGGTTTTAGAAGGTATTGAGGCTGTCAGAAAGAGACCCGCTATGTATATTGGCGACACCTCTTTATATGGTTTACATCACCTTATATATGAAGTGGTTGATAATAGTGTAGATGAAGCCATGGGGGGCTATTGTGACAGCATTAAAGTCCGCGTACAGGCTGACGGCAGCATTGCAATTATAGATAACGGCAGAGGTATTCCGGTCGATAGACATAAGACAGAGAAGAAACCTGCTGTAGAGGTTGTCTTAACCACTCTTCATGCTGGCGGTAAGTTTGATGCTAGAGTTTACAAAGTTTCAGGCGGACTGCACGGTGTTGGCGTATCTGTGGTCAATGCTTTATCAGAATGGTTAGAGGCGGAGATTAGAAGAGACGGTAAGGTTTATCATCAAAGGTATGAGTACGGTAAGCCGGTGACAAAGCTTGCTACAATAGGAAAGAGTAAAAAAACCGGAACAAAGATTACATTTGCACCCGACCCGGATATTTTTCGAGAGACTACAGAATTTAAGTTCGATATTATTGCCAACAGGTTAAGAGAGCTGGCTTTCCTTAACAAAGGGTTAAAAGTAAAACTAGAAGATGAGAGGGTAGGCAAAGATGTAGAGTTTATGTTTAGAGGAGGTATAGTCAGTTTTATAGAGTACCTTGCTAAAAACAAAAATGCCCTGCATAATAAGCCGATTTATTTGGAAACAAAAAAAGATGCTCTTATTCTTGAGGTTGCCTTGCTGTATCACGATGGTTATAACGAAAGCGTTTTCTCCTTTGTTAACAATATCAATACTATTGAAGGGGGAACACATGTCTCGGGGTTTCGCTCAGCCTTGACCAGGACGATTAATAGCTATATCAGAAGTAAAGGGATGATTAAAGATGATGAGCCTCTACCTTCAGGAGATGATGTACGAGAAGGGTTAATTGCAGTAATCAGCATTAAAGTCCCCGACCCTCAATTTGAAGGACAGACCAAAACTAAACTGGGTAATAGTGATATTCAAGGCATTGTAGAGTCTATGGTCAACAAACACTTGGGCGGGTTTTTTGAAGAAAACCCTTCTACAGCAAAGAAGATTGTCTTTAAGGCAGTGCTTGCTTTCCAGGCAAGGACCGCCGCGCGTAAAGCTAGAGAGATAGCTCGGCGGAAGGGTGCATTAGATATAGCGGGAGGCCTGCCTGGTAAACTTGCAGATTGTTCTGAGAAAGATCCCGAGCTCTGCGAGCTCTATCTTGTAGAAGGAGATTCTGCAGGCGGTTCAGCCAGACAAGCGAGGGATAGAAAATTCCAGGCAATTCTGCCTTTAAAAGGCAAGATTCTCAATGTAGAAAAAGCCCGCCTGGACAAGGTCTTAAAAAGCAATGAGATTCAAATTATCATCAGCGCTTTAGGCAGCGGTATTGAAGATGAGTTCAAAATCGAAAAACTGCGCTACCATCGCATAATCCTTATGTGCGATGCGGATGTTGACGGCTCTCACATCAGAACCCTGCTTCTAACATTTTTTTATAGAGAGATGCCTGCCTTACTTGAAAATAGACATATATATATTGCGCAGCCGCCACTCTATAGAATTAAAAAAGGGCAGCGTGAAAAATATATTCAAACCGAAGATGAGATGGCCCAATTTGTTTTAGAACTTGGCATAGAAGGGTGTGTCTTAAACGTGAAAAATAGCAAGAAAGTTTCCGGGAATAAATTATTAAATCTCCTGCTTCTTCTTGTTGAGATCAGGCGGATTACAAGATTGATTCAAAAACGCGGCATAGACGTAAGAGACTATATCAACCATTGGGATAAAAACAGAGGGGCCCTGCCGCTTTACAGGGTAAAATTTAAAAAAGAAGAGCAGTTTCTGTCTACAGACGAAGAGCTTAGTGTATATATATCTTTGCTAGAGAAAAAATTAAAGAAGGAGATTGAGTTTGACATCGAAGAAAAGAATTTTTCTAATGTAAGCGATTTAGAGATTATCGAAATCTGGGAAGAGATGGATCTCGCAAAACAGCTAAAACAGCTTATTAAAACGGGGTTCAGCCCTAAAGACTATTTTAAGCCTGTCCAGGCAGGAGCTGAAGAGCGAAAGAATAAAAATAGACCCCAAAGCAAAGCACCTTTTGTATTAAAAAACAACGGGACAACAGAACTCTTTTCTTTACGGGAACTGTTAGAGAATGTTGAAAGCCAGGGTAAACGAGGACTACAGATACAGCGCTACAAAGGTTTAGGCGAGATGAACCCTGCTCAGCTTTGGGAGACTACTATGGACCCCGATGCCCGAACCTTAGTGCAGGTATCTTTAGAAGACGCTGTTGAAGCAGATAATATTTTTACTACACTTATGGGCGATCAGGTTGAGCCCCGGAGAAATTTTATCCAAGAACATGCTCATGAGATAAGGTATTTAGATGTATAG
- a CDS encoding DciA family protein, translating to MREKPLKKELKSVLKEIQNKNAEGGKIITAWNKITESFIEHAEPGALKKRVLYVDVDDSDWMYICSLKIEKIKDGLKDFFKQGIIEEIKFRVGR from the coding sequence ATGAGAGAGAAGCCCCTAAAGAAGGAGTTAAAGAGTGTTTTAAAAGAGATTCAAAACAAAAACGCAGAAGGCGGCAAAATAATTACAGCCTGGAACAAGATAACTGAGAGTTTTATAGAGCATGCAGAACCGGGTGCTTTAAAAAAAAGAGTGCTTTATGTGGATGTTGATGATAGTGATTGGATGTATATTTGTTCTCTGAAGATAGAGAAGATAAAAGACGGCCTGAAAGATTTTTTTAAACAAGGAATAATAGAGGAGATAAAATTCAGAGTGGGAAGATGA